One window of Channa argus isolate prfri chromosome 4, Channa argus male v1.0, whole genome shotgun sequence genomic DNA carries:
- the LOC137126362 gene encoding cyclic AMP-responsive element-binding protein 1-like isoform X2, with protein MIMEAGADTQQSGETAVSESEAQQITLAQASIAGQVSSGSPTVTLVQLPNGQTVQVHGVIQAAQPSVIQSPQVQTVQISTVAESEDSQESVDSVTDSQKRREILSRRPSYRKILNDLSSDVPAVPRIEEEKSEDDSAPAITTVTMPTPIYQTSSGQYIAITQGGAIQLANNGTDGVQGLQTLTMANSATQPGTTILQYAQTSDGQQILVPSNQVVVQAASGDVQAYQIRTAPTSTIASGVVMATSPALGTGGGTEEVTRKREVRLMKNREAARECRRKKKEYVKCLENRVAVLENQNKTLIEELKALKDLYCHKSE; from the exons atgatCATGGAAGCTGGTGCAGACACACAGCAAAGTGGTGAAACAGCGGTCTCGGAGTCAGAGGCTCAGCAGATCACCCTGGCCCAG GCATCCATAGCAGGCCAGGTATCATCCGGTAGTCCCACAGTCACTCTTGTGCAGTTACCCAATGGTCAGACAGTCCAAGTGCATGGAGTGATCCAAGCTGCTCAGCCCTCTGTGATCCAGTCCCCACAAGTCCAGACAGTACAG ATTTCAACTGTTGCTGAAAGCGAGGACTCTCAGGAGTCCGTCGACAGTGTGACGGATTCTCAGAAGAGGCGAGAGATCCTGTCCAGGCGACCTTCTTACAG GAAGATTTTGAATGACTTATCGTCAGACGTGCCAGCAGTGCCTCGAATTGAGGAAGAGAAATCAGAGGACGACTCAGCCCCTGCCATTACCACTGTCACCATGCCCACTCCCATCTATCAGACAAGCAGCGGCCAGTACA TTGCCATTACCCAGGGAGGAGCCATCCAGTTGGCCAATAACGGCACAGATGGAGTACAGGGCCTTCAGACACTGACCATGGCCAACTCAGCAACTCAGCCTGGTACCACCATCCTGCAGTATGCTCAGACCAGTGATGGGCAGCAGATCCTAGTGCCCAGCAACCAAGTGGTTGTACAAG CTGCCTCTGGTGATGTCCAGGCCTATCAAATCCGCACGGCACCCACCAGCACCATCGCTTCTGGGGTGGTCATGGCCACTTCACCTGCACTGGGCACAGGAGGAGGCACTGAAGAGGTTACACGTAAAAGGGAGGTTCGACTTATGAAAAACAG AGAAGCAGCCCGGGAATGTCGCAGGAAGAAGAAGGAGTATGTCAAGTGTCTGGAGAACCGCGTGGCTGTGCTGGAAAACCAGAACAAAACCCTCATCGAGGAACTCAAAGCCCTCAAAGACTTGTACTGCCACAAATCCGAGTAG
- the LOC137126362 gene encoding cyclic AMP-responsive element-binding protein 1-like isoform X1 — MIMEAGADTQQSGETAVSESEAQQITLAQVNLASIAGQVSSGSPTVTLVQLPNGQTVQVHGVIQAAQPSVIQSPQVQTVQISTVAESEDSQESVDSVTDSQKRREILSRRPSYRKILNDLSSDVPAVPRIEEEKSEDDSAPAITTVTMPTPIYQTSSGQYIAITQGGAIQLANNGTDGVQGLQTLTMANSATQPGTTILQYAQTSDGQQILVPSNQVVVQAASGDVQAYQIRTAPTSTIASGVVMATSPALGTGGGTEEVTRKREVRLMKNREAARECRRKKKEYVKCLENRVAVLENQNKTLIEELKALKDLYCHKSE; from the exons atgatCATGGAAGCTGGTGCAGACACACAGCAAAGTGGTGAAACAGCGGTCTCGGAGTCAGAGGCTCAGCAGATCACCCTGGCCCAGGTGAACCTT GCATCCATAGCAGGCCAGGTATCATCCGGTAGTCCCACAGTCACTCTTGTGCAGTTACCCAATGGTCAGACAGTCCAAGTGCATGGAGTGATCCAAGCTGCTCAGCCCTCTGTGATCCAGTCCCCACAAGTCCAGACAGTACAG ATTTCAACTGTTGCTGAAAGCGAGGACTCTCAGGAGTCCGTCGACAGTGTGACGGATTCTCAGAAGAGGCGAGAGATCCTGTCCAGGCGACCTTCTTACAG GAAGATTTTGAATGACTTATCGTCAGACGTGCCAGCAGTGCCTCGAATTGAGGAAGAGAAATCAGAGGACGACTCAGCCCCTGCCATTACCACTGTCACCATGCCCACTCCCATCTATCAGACAAGCAGCGGCCAGTACA TTGCCATTACCCAGGGAGGAGCCATCCAGTTGGCCAATAACGGCACAGATGGAGTACAGGGCCTTCAGACACTGACCATGGCCAACTCAGCAACTCAGCCTGGTACCACCATCCTGCAGTATGCTCAGACCAGTGATGGGCAGCAGATCCTAGTGCCCAGCAACCAAGTGGTTGTACAAG CTGCCTCTGGTGATGTCCAGGCCTATCAAATCCGCACGGCACCCACCAGCACCATCGCTTCTGGGGTGGTCATGGCCACTTCACCTGCACTGGGCACAGGAGGAGGCACTGAAGAGGTTACACGTAAAAGGGAGGTTCGACTTATGAAAAACAG AGAAGCAGCCCGGGAATGTCGCAGGAAGAAGAAGGAGTATGTCAAGTGTCTGGAGAACCGCGTGGCTGTGCTGGAAAACCAGAACAAAACCCTCATCGAGGAACTCAAAGCCCTCAAAGACTTGTACTGCCACAAATCCGAGTAG
- the LOC137126362 gene encoding cyclic AMP-responsive element-binding protein 1-like isoform X3, translated as MPTPIYQTSSGQYIAITQGGAIQLANNGTDGVQGLQTLTMANSATQPGTTILQYAQTSDGQQILVPSNQVVVQAASGDVQAYQIRTAPTSTIASGVVMATSPALGTGGGTEEVTRKREVRLMKNREAARECRRKKKEYVKCLENRVAVLENQNKTLIEELKALKDLYCHKSE; from the exons ATGCCCACTCCCATCTATCAGACAAGCAGCGGCCAGTACA TTGCCATTACCCAGGGAGGAGCCATCCAGTTGGCCAATAACGGCACAGATGGAGTACAGGGCCTTCAGACACTGACCATGGCCAACTCAGCAACTCAGCCTGGTACCACCATCCTGCAGTATGCTCAGACCAGTGATGGGCAGCAGATCCTAGTGCCCAGCAACCAAGTGGTTGTACAAG CTGCCTCTGGTGATGTCCAGGCCTATCAAATCCGCACGGCACCCACCAGCACCATCGCTTCTGGGGTGGTCATGGCCACTTCACCTGCACTGGGCACAGGAGGAGGCACTGAAGAGGTTACACGTAAAAGGGAGGTTCGACTTATGAAAAACAG AGAAGCAGCCCGGGAATGTCGCAGGAAGAAGAAGGAGTATGTCAAGTGTCTGGAGAACCGCGTGGCTGTGCTGGAAAACCAGAACAAAACCCTCATCGAGGAACTCAAAGCCCTCAAAGACTTGTACTGCCACAAATCCGAGTAG